The Timaviella obliquedivisa GSE-PSE-MK23-08B genome window below encodes:
- a CDS encoding peptidoglycan DD-metalloendopeptidase family protein → MVVAQTSPPSEIPVVPSAHDLLEAAPPTPIPAVAPISSIAVEPQPSPPEEIAPEAIAAPSPAAQPVEPGNSEPVSAEAPLVSPDLAEKAKALGNNYIDSTPYDVGATTYEAPSAIVLSERSSGCQAVVNKGDVAPGSICAKLQNNSIAQSSEGAPAYSGGYTSVSVGSVSLSSYGVGLSGRTTPSGRDYYNLTSRPPAKLGNGNIGMLFPLSIPAVITSAFGWRIHPIFGESRFHSGSDIGAEQGTPVLAAFAGKVELADFMGGYGLAVVLRHNKDTEETLYAHLSELFVKPGEVVKQGEVIGRVGSTGNSTGPHLHFEFRQQSSDGSWVTMDPGQALEFSLAKFVTNLQLAQTKKPLVAQVVDPLQRLKVVLQEAKQAQFVKKNTQIEGTARTIVNPNLKR, encoded by the coding sequence ATGGTTGTAGCTCAGACTTCACCCCCCTCAGAAATACCCGTTGTCCCAAGCGCTCACGATCTCCTAGAGGCTGCTCCTCCAACCCCAATTCCTGCTGTTGCCCCGATTTCTTCTATTGCCGTGGAGCCGCAACCCTCCCCACCTGAAGAAATCGCACCGGAGGCGATCGCGGCTCCATCCCCTGCTGCTCAGCCAGTAGAGCCTGGTAATTCTGAGCCAGTCAGTGCCGAGGCACCCCTAGTTTCTCCAGATCTAGCTGAAAAAGCAAAGGCTTTGGGCAACAACTACATTGACTCTACGCCTTATGATGTGGGCGCAACTACTTACGAGGCACCAAGTGCGATCGTCCTTTCTGAGCGGTCTTCGGGGTGTCAAGCCGTGGTGAACAAGGGAGACGTTGCTCCTGGAAGCATTTGTGCCAAACTTCAAAATAACTCCATAGCCCAATCATCCGAGGGTGCTCCAGCCTATTCTGGTGGCTACACCTCAGTCAGCGTGGGTTCCGTTAGCCTCAGTTCTTACGGCGTTGGACTTTCAGGACGCACGACTCCCTCTGGCAGAGATTACTATAACCTCACCTCTCGTCCTCCGGCAAAGCTGGGTAATGGCAACATTGGGATGCTGTTTCCTCTTTCAATCCCAGCAGTCATTACCTCAGCTTTCGGTTGGCGCATCCACCCTATTTTTGGTGAAAGCCGCTTCCACTCTGGCAGTGATATAGGGGCAGAGCAAGGTACTCCAGTGCTTGCTGCTTTTGCAGGGAAGGTTGAGCTTGCTGACTTTATGGGCGGGTACGGATTGGCTGTAGTGCTAAGACATAACAAAGATACTGAAGAAACCCTTTATGCTCACCTATCTGAGCTATTTGTGAAGCCTGGAGAGGTTGTGAAACAGGGTGAAGTAATTGGTCGAGTAGGAAGCACTGGAAATTCAACAGGGCCTCATCTCCACTTTGAGTTTCGTCAACAAAGCTCAGATGGCTCCTGGGTTACGATGGATCCAGGGCAAGCGCTGGAGTTTTCTCTAGCGAAGTTTGTGACTAACCTCCAACTTGCTCAAACTAAGAAACCGTTGGTAGCTCAGGTTGTTGATCCTCTCCAGCGGCTTAAGGTTGTTCTTCAAGAAGCAAAACAGGCACAGTTTGTTAAAAAGAATACTCAGATAGAGGGAACTGCTCGGACGATCGTAAACCCTAACCTGAAGAGATAG
- the patD gene encoding heterocyst frequency control protein PatD: protein MEKHRQYYEDIRQQVAQLQAIAVRRQDVAKFQEIFLKVQQRSSEVDEELGVKTQSYQTEIDKQLRLLSIDLMFLKSARQPATREQRWVMMGDRLHLLVVYCDALLSPDF, encoded by the coding sequence ATGGAAAAACACCGCCAGTACTACGAAGACATCCGACAACAGGTTGCCCAACTGCAAGCGATCGCGGTTCGTCGGCAAGATGTAGCCAAGTTCCAGGAAATATTTTTGAAGGTACAGCAGAGAAGCAGTGAGGTCGATGAGGAGCTAGGGGTGAAAACTCAATCTTATCAAACTGAAATTGATAAGCAGTTACGATTGCTCAGTATAGACTTGATGTTCTTAAAATCGGCTCGTCAACCTGCAACCCGTGAGCAACGATGGGTCATGATGGGCGATCGTCTTCATCTCTTGGTTGTCTACTGTGATGCGCTTCTATCACCAGATTTCTAG
- a CDS encoding bifunctional (p)ppGpp synthetase/guanosine-3',5'-bis(diphosphate) 3'-pyrophosphohydrolase, with protein MNSSASPTLPTDITLPDWLKECLINQRSPLSCAGSDGLPSDVSLVCQAFDFAYCLHEGQFRASGEPYIAHPVAVAGLLRELGGSADMMAAGFLHDVIEDTDVTAEEIERRFGAGVRQLVEGVTKLSKLNFSSKKDQQAENFRRMFLAMAKDIRVIVVKLADRLHNMRTLEHLNDEKRCRIALETREIFAPLANRLGIGRLKWELEDLAFKYLEPESYREMQGLVTGKRTEREERLAQVGEMLRDRLTQLGIKCHDINGRPKHLYGIYQKMQKQQKSFKDIYDVAAIRIIVETNDECYRALAVVHDAFRPIPGRFKDYIGLPKPNRYQSLHTVVIGTSGRPIEVQIRTLEMHQVAEYGIAAHWKYKETGGSVAKVTTEDEKFTWLRQLVEWQSDMKDAQEYMQGIKDNLFDAEVYVFTPSGDVFALSQGATPVDFAYRIHTEVGNHCAGAKVNERMVTLGTPLKTGDIVEIITQKNSRPSLDWLNFAVTTSARNRIRQWYKRSHRDENILRGREMLEKELGKSGFEALLKSEPMQAVAERCNYSSAEDLLAAVGYGEVTLNLVLNRIREAIKIRQPIAPAPSNSALASTLLPTASAPASLPSSRSKDSPIIGVEGLLYGLAGCCNPVPGEPIIGVVTLSSRGISIHRQGCHNTDAIPGDRLIPVRWNDKNLQNHRPPTYPVELQIEVIDRVGVLKDVLSRLSDYNINVRSAQVKTFPGQTATISLGIDVVDHEQLERTFTQIRKMSDILKLKRLNQVEEV; from the coding sequence ATGAATTCATCTGCTTCACCGACGCTCCCGACCGATATCACATTGCCTGATTGGCTGAAGGAGTGTTTAATCAATCAGCGATCGCCCCTAAGCTGCGCAGGTTCAGATGGCTTACCTTCAGATGTTTCGCTAGTCTGCCAAGCGTTTGACTTTGCTTACTGTCTACACGAAGGTCAATTCCGCGCTTCTGGAGAACCTTACATTGCCCATCCTGTTGCCGTTGCTGGATTACTCCGGGAATTAGGCGGCAGCGCTGACATGATGGCAGCAGGATTTTTGCATGATGTGATTGAAGATACAGACGTAACTGCTGAAGAAATCGAACGCCGTTTTGGGGCAGGCGTTCGGCAGTTAGTAGAAGGCGTGACCAAGCTCTCTAAACTCAACTTTTCCTCTAAAAAAGATCAACAAGCAGAAAATTTTCGTCGCATGTTTTTGGCAATGGCAAAAGACATTCGGGTGATTGTGGTCAAGCTTGCCGATCGCCTTCATAACATGCGAACATTGGAGCATTTGAACGATGAAAAGCGCTGTCGCATTGCCCTAGAAACCCGTGAGATCTTCGCTCCCCTGGCAAATCGCTTGGGGATTGGTCGTTTAAAGTGGGAACTAGAAGACCTGGCGTTCAAATACCTGGAGCCAGAGTCTTATCGAGAAATGCAAGGATTGGTGACGGGCAAACGTACTGAGCGCGAAGAACGCCTGGCTCAGGTTGGAGAAATGCTGCGCGATCGCCTCACCCAACTCGGCATCAAATGCCACGATATCAACGGTCGCCCTAAGCACCTCTATGGCATTTACCAAAAAATGCAGAAGCAGCAGAAAAGCTTCAAAGATATTTATGATGTCGCGGCTATCCGCATCATTGTTGAAACCAACGATGAATGCTACCGTGCCCTAGCCGTTGTTCACGATGCCTTCCGCCCCATCCCAGGTCGCTTTAAAGACTACATTGGTTTGCCCAAGCCCAACCGTTATCAGTCCCTTCATACCGTCGTGATTGGCACTTCTGGTCGTCCTATCGAAGTGCAAATTCGCACCTTAGAAATGCATCAAGTGGCAGAATACGGCATTGCTGCCCACTGGAAATATAAGGAAACAGGCGGCTCTGTTGCCAAAGTCACGACTGAAGACGAGAAATTCACTTGGCTTCGTCAGCTTGTGGAGTGGCAAAGCGATATGAAAGATGCTCAGGAATATATGCAGGGCATCAAAGATAACTTATTCGATGCTGAGGTTTACGTCTTTACGCCCAGCGGTGATGTTTTTGCCCTTAGTCAAGGCGCAACCCCTGTGGACTTTGCCTATCGCATCCACACTGAGGTAGGCAATCACTGTGCAGGCGCAAAGGTCAATGAGCGGATGGTGACCCTGGGCACGCCGTTAAAAACAGGGGATATTGTCGAAATTATTACCCAAAAAAATTCTCGTCCTAGCCTTGATTGGCTCAATTTTGCCGTTACAACCAGCGCTCGTAACCGGATTCGGCAGTGGTATAAGCGATCGCACCGCGATGAAAATATTCTACGGGGGCGAGAAATGCTGGAAAAAGAGTTGGGGAAAAGCGGTTTTGAAGCCCTCCTCAAGTCCGAACCAATGCAGGCTGTTGCCGAACGCTGTAACTATTCATCCGCTGAAGATCTTTTAGCCGCAGTTGGCTATGGCGAAGTTACGCTTAACCTGGTTTTGAACCGCATCCGGGAAGCAATCAAAATTCGTCAACCGATCGCCCCCGCTCCTAGCAACAGCGCCTTAGCCAGTACGCTTCTCCCCACCGCTTCTGCGCCTGCGTCTTTGCCCAGTAGCCGCTCTAAAGATTCTCCTATTATTGGCGTTGAAGGCTTGCTGTATGGACTGGCTGGCTGTTGCAATCCGGTTCCGGGCGAACCCATTATTGGAGTCGTAACTCTGAGTAGCCGAGGCATTTCTATTCATCGGCAGGGCTGCCATAACACCGACGCGATTCCGGGCGATCGGCTGATCCCGGTTCGTTGGAATGATAAAAACCTTCAGAACCATCGTCCACCCACCTACCCTGTAGAATTGCAAATCGAAGTCATCGATCGAGTTGGCGTTCTCAAAGACGTGCTCTCTCGCCTGAGCGACTACAACATTAACGTCCGCAGCGCCCAGGTTAAAACCTTCCCAGGTCAAACCGCTACCATTAGCCTCGGCATTGATGTGGTTGACCACGAGCAGCTTGAGCGCACCTTCACCCAAATTCGTAAAATGAGCGATATTTTGAAGCTTAAACGGTTGAACCAAGTTGAAGAAGTCTAG
- a CDS encoding HpsJ family protein, with the protein MPAESHSSSNVSHLLKFAGAVLILGIIIDYLTLAFPPNFLNNAWLANLIDQFVGRGVVPLLGLALLFWGMWMDDSINQGSARKLLTSAVLMASGLGVMFLLFTPLYFNSNRLVSAASTQEINKEVETAAQQLERQLTMRQGQVNALLSNSEEAARLDAELQNDQVVAADKAQLQDLKETLDRVKNDPKLLEAEVAKARATGIKQIEERQGQAKLSLQGEMRRARLRITSISFVLAVGYLIVGWNGFSMMKETQTHLPTKKSRSRNPRQKRMGKGNA; encoded by the coding sequence ATGCCAGCAGAAAGCCATTCCTCTTCCAATGTCTCCCATCTCCTCAAATTTGCAGGCGCAGTGCTCATTTTAGGCATCATCATTGACTACCTGACCCTTGCTTTTCCGCCTAACTTTCTAAACAACGCATGGCTTGCCAACCTGATTGATCAATTTGTAGGGCGTGGAGTGGTTCCCCTGCTGGGTTTGGCGCTATTGTTCTGGGGCATGTGGATGGATGACTCCATTAATCAGGGGTCTGCTCGGAAGCTTCTAACTTCAGCGGTGCTGATGGCATCTGGGTTGGGAGTCATGTTTCTGCTGTTCACGCCGCTGTACTTTAACAGCAATCGCTTAGTCAGTGCGGCTTCTACCCAGGAGATTAACAAGGAGGTGGAGACGGCGGCCCAACAGTTAGAGCGACAGTTGACGATGCGGCAAGGTCAGGTCAATGCCTTGCTGTCGAACAGTGAGGAAGCGGCAAGGCTGGATGCAGAACTACAGAATGACCAGGTTGTCGCAGCCGATAAAGCCCAGCTTCAGGACTTGAAAGAAACGCTCGATCGCGTTAAAAATGATCCGAAGCTGTTGGAGGCAGAAGTCGCAAAAGCACGGGCGACTGGCATCAAGCAAATTGAAGAGCGGCAAGGTCAAGCAAAATTGAGTCTTCAAGGAGAAATGCGTCGTGCTCGACTGCGGATTACATCCATTAGTTTTGTGCTAGCGGTGGGCTACTTAATAGTGGGCTGGAACGGGTTTAGCATGATGAAAGAGACTCAAACTCATTTGCCTACTAAAAAATCTCGCTCAAGAAATCCTCGGCAGAAACGCATGGGTAAAGGCAACGCTTAG